Proteins encoded together in one Triticum dicoccoides isolate Atlit2015 ecotype Zavitan chromosome 7B, WEW_v2.0, whole genome shotgun sequence window:
- the LOC119338575 gene encoding pentatricopeptide repeat-containing protein At4g19890-like, producing the protein MALSAAGDVAFPELQLAAVTEEPMEEDPPAAFEQLLGQGWEKKFFQRAGKEPHQQSSKKLQQMLSRHRHGRRLLHFVLKPPPFSTTNTASAPPPPPICTPDAAPHIFSLGDHDPGALAPDDAIAALSSLAESDGSAAALAFFRRLASRPDVRHLMRLYVTAATAFVARGSLPMAHEAMRRMVAAFAEAGRLPEAADMVFEMRSHGLPFCVETANWILRAGLDTRNFAYARKVFDGMVTRGGVCPDARSFRALVLGCCGEGRVEEVEALLAAMWGQGFCLDNATCTVVVRTFCKNGRFRDVSEFFRRMLEMGTPPNVVNYTVWIDGLCKRRHVKQAFRVLEEMVGKGLKPNVYTHTSLIDGLCKIGWTERAFRLFLKLIKSSSYKPNVHTYTVMIGGYCNEGKLARAEMLLGRMVEQGLAPNTNTYTTLISGHCKGGSFDRAFELMNKMTREGFLPNIYTYNAVIDGLLKKGKIEEAYKVLRRATTEGLELDKVTYTTFITEHCKQGYITYALELFNRMVENGCHPDIETYTTLIATYCQQRQMEESQKLFDKCLAIELVPTTQTYTSMIAGYCKVGKSTSALRVFDRMVQNGCLADSITYGALISGLCKESRLEEARALYEGMLDKHLVPCEVTPVTLAFEYCRRGRTGVALSILDRLDKRRQIHATNVLVRKLSATANVDDASLFLKRVLDGDSAVDHVTYTGFINSCYANNRHALASEISDKISKRTL; encoded by the exons atggccctctctgcCGCCGGGGACGTCGCCTTCCCGGAGCTGCAGCTGGCGGCCGTCACAGAGGAGCCGATGGAGGAGGACCCGCCAGCCGCGTTCGAGCAGCtgctgggccaggggtggg AAAAAAAGTTCTTTCAGAGGGCAGGAAAGGAGCCGCACCAGCAGAGCAGCAAGAAGCTCCAGCAGATGCTGTCTCGCCATCGCCATGGGCGCCGCCTCCTCCATTTCGTACTCAAGCCTCCACCTTTCTCCACCACAAACACGGCCAGCGCCCCGCCTCCGCCTCCCATTTGCACCCCAGATGCCGCCCCCCACATCTTCTCTCTCGGCGACcacgaccccggcgcgctcgctcCCGACGACGCCATCGCGGCACTCTCCTCCCTCGCGGAATCCGATGGCTCCGCTGCGGCGCTCGCCTTTTTCCGCCGCCTGGCGTCCCGCCCGGACGTGCGCCACCTCATGCGTCTCTACGTCACCGCCGCGACCGCCTTCGTCGCGAGGGGCAGCCTCCCCATGGCGCACGAGGCCATGCGCCGGATGGTCGCCGCCTTCGCCGAGGCAGGCCGTCTCCCGGAGGCCGCGGACATGGTCTTCGAGATGCGCAGCCACGGGCTCCCGTTCTGTGTCGAGACGGCCAACTGGATCCTCAGGGCTGGGCTGGATACCAGGAATTTCGCCTACGCGCGCAAGGTGTTCGACGGAATGGTGACCCGTGGCGGGGTGTGCCCCGATGCGCGCAGCTTCCGGGCGCTGGTCTTAGGGTGCTGCGGGGAAGGCCGGGTGGAGGAGGTGGAAGCCTTGTTGGCGGCAATGTGGGGGCAGGGATTCTGCCTGGACAACGCGACGTGCACGGTGGTCGTGCGCACCTTCTGCAAGAATGGCCGGTTTAGGGATGTGTCTGAGTTCTTCAGGAGGATGCTGGAGATGGGCACCCCACCAAATGTGGTGAATTACACTGTGTGGATTGATGGTTTGTGCAAAAGAAGGCATGTCAAGCAGGCGTTCCGTGTACTGGAGGAGATGGTCGGAAAAGGATTGAAGCCGAATGTGTACACACACACGTCGTTGATCGATGGGCTCTGTAAGATTGGATGGACGGAGCGGGCGTTCAGGCTTTTCTTGAAGCTCATCAAGAGTAGTTCATACAAGCCGAATGTGCATACGTACACTGTGATGATTGGAGGGTACTGTAATGAGGGTAAGCTTGCTCGAGCTGAGATGCTTCTTGGAAGGATGGTTGAGCAGGGGTTGgcaccaaacacaaacacatacacTACGCTGATTAGTGGGCACTGCAAAGGAGGCAGCTTTGATCGTGCCTTTGAGCTGATGAATAAGATGACTCGTGAAGGCTTCCTGCCCAACATTTACACATACAATGCTGTCATTGATGGCCTCCTCAAGAAAGGAAAAATTGAAGAGGCCTACAAGGTGCTCCGGAGGGCCACTACTGAAGGGCTTGAGCTTGATAAAGTGACATATACTACATTCATAACTGAACACTGCAAACAAGGTTACATAACATATGCTCTAGAATTGTTCAACCGGATGGTTGAAAATGGTTGCCATCCTGACATAGAAACATACACCACCCTTATTGCTACATATTGCCAGCAGAGACAAATGGAAGAAAGCCAAAAGCTGTTTGACAAGTGCCTCGCGATAGAATTAGTGCCAACCACACAAACTTATACCTCAATGATTGCAGGCTACTGTAAAGTTGGCAAATCAACCTCAGCTTTGAGGGTCTTTGATAGAATGGTTCAAAATGGATGCCTCGCTGACTCTATAACTTATGGAGCTCTAATAAGTGGGCTCTGCAAGGAATCGAGACTAGAGGAAGCACGGGCATTATATGAGGGCATGCTTGATAAACATTTGGTGCCATGTGAAGTAACTCCTGTCACTTTAGCTTTTGAATATTGCAGGAGGGGAAGGACAGGTGTTGCTCTATCGATCTTGGATAGACTGGATAAACGGCGACAGATTCATGCAACCAATGTGCTAGTTAGAAAGCTCAGTGCTACGGCAAATGTGGACGATGCAAGTCTTTTCCTAAAAAGGGTTTTGGATGGGGATTCGGCTGTTGACCATGTAACTTATACTGGCTTCATCAATTCATGCTATGCGAACAATAGACACGCCCTAGCTTCTGAAATATCTGATAAGATCTCGAAAAGAACCCTCTAG